In Candidatus Poribacteria bacterium, one DNA window encodes the following:
- a CDS encoding MFS transporter, translating to MRLKPIQLLTVYLPVLLIDFAFSSILTNTSFYTSYLGLSTTFLGTLMAVSTGCFAILAIPLGRLSDRIERRYILYTACLILGAVSIGLSLCRNGGHLMSVFPGIGISMALFFPAYEAWLAERESEGELIHRIMLFNLFWSIGMTLGPALSSYLYGDANPFIPFYLAGFFAVLTLLTVWTSRIAEPEPSKPSVHTDESESEPPEILYPPLSIRLTYLHLARCANFVSWFALGVLRQLAPKLTLEMGIRPATYGNLMLILGSVQTLAFVVLGTGYSTRWHYRFGPLFIVQLLAILSFLSIGLFQHLILWGFAFAVIGVTVAFTYFSSLYYGLDRHADKGNKSGWHEAILGVGILLGPFLGGISADSQLGVQSPYLLCAVAIGIAIFIEILILLKSSQHQADSR from the coding sequence ATGCGCCTAAAACCGATCCAACTGCTCACTGTTTATCTACCCGTCCTATTGATTGACTTTGCCTTTAGCAGCATCCTGACTAACACCTCTTTTTATACAAGTTATTTAGGGCTCTCCACAACGTTTCTTGGTACATTGATGGCAGTGAGCACAGGATGTTTTGCTATACTCGCGATTCCACTTGGTAGACTCTCAGATCGGATAGAGCGGCGGTACATCCTCTACACCGCGTGCCTGATACTTGGTGCCGTCAGCATAGGACTCTCCCTTTGTCGGAATGGCGGACATCTGATGAGTGTCTTTCCCGGAATCGGTATCAGTATGGCACTCTTTTTTCCGGCTTACGAAGCATGGCTCGCTGAACGAGAAAGCGAAGGCGAATTAATCCACCGAATTATGCTCTTCAATCTGTTCTGGAGCATCGGTATGACCTTGGGTCCGGCGTTATCAAGTTATCTATACGGCGATGCCAACCCATTTATACCTTTCTACCTCGCAGGTTTCTTCGCTGTACTCACCCTATTGACAGTTTGGACTTCTCGTATCGCCGAACCCGAACCATCAAAGCCATCTGTCCACACAGATGAATCTGAATCGGAACCGCCTGAGATACTGTATCCACCTCTATCCATTCGGCTGACTTACCTCCATCTGGCTCGGTGCGCGAATTTTGTCTCATGGTTCGCGCTGGGTGTCCTCCGTCAACTCGCGCCAAAACTCACGTTAGAGATGGGAATACGTCCGGCAACATACGGAAATTTGATGCTGATACTCGGTAGTGTGCAAACGTTAGCGTTCGTTGTCCTGGGGACCGGCTACTCAACACGGTGGCATTATCGCTTCGGTCCGTTATTCATTGTTCAACTACTGGCAATTCTGAGTTTCCTCAGCATAGGATTGTTCCAGCACCTGATTCTCTGGGGTTTTGCTTTTGCTGTTATCGGTGTGACTGTTGCGTTTACCTACTTCAGTAGCCTCTACTATGGGCTGGACCGACATGCGGATAAAGGGAATAAGAGCGGATGGCACGAAGCGATATTAGGTGTTGGGATCCTGTTAGGTCCGTTCCTTGGAGGTATTTCAGCGGATTCACAATTGGGCGTTCAGAGTCCTTATCTGCTCTGTGCAGTAGCGATTGGAATCGCTATTTTCATAGAGATTCTTATTCTGCTCAAGAGCTCTCAACATCAAGCAGATTCTCGTTGA
- a CDS encoding muconate cycloisomerase: protein MRKIAHVDVYPTAVRMKDIFNIGTGFVGDASSAGDHVFVKITTDDGYVGWGEQRALPSWSYETTESITTTIRHYIAPLLLGRNPLDLNQIHHAIYDALKPAVSNGHPFAKAAVDIALHDLNGRILDVPVHALFGGKRHDALPLCYALSIDTPEIMGLKAKALSPCACFKVKVAGVPAADEERLRAVHEAMPDAKLWIDANQSYTPSNALELLKRVADIREIYCMEQPVASQDWFGMKRVREDAPIPIAIDEGCFTYFDLAKIARLECADAVVLKVCKSGGLAECLKSVHVAEANSLELLGSGLTEAGIGFIASVHLFSTLDLVLPAELNAPAFLTTMAVSGVEIHDHVVTVPEGPGLGVTPDEDYINENLLDVESS, encoded by the coding sequence ATGCGTAAAATAGCACACGTAGACGTTTATCCCACTGCCGTCAGGATGAAAGACATCTTTAATATCGGGACGGGATTTGTCGGAGATGCCAGTTCTGCAGGCGATCATGTCTTCGTTAAGATTACAACGGACGATGGCTACGTCGGTTGGGGAGAACAACGCGCACTCCCCTCATGGAGTTACGAGACGACCGAATCCATCACGACCACCATTCGACATTACATCGCACCGCTGCTACTCGGACGCAATCCTTTGGATCTCAATCAGATCCATCACGCCATCTATGACGCATTGAAACCCGCTGTCAGCAACGGACATCCCTTTGCGAAAGCTGCAGTGGACATCGCTTTACATGACCTCAATGGACGCATCCTTGATGTGCCGGTACATGCCCTCTTCGGTGGCAAACGGCACGATGCACTTCCGCTCTGTTATGCTTTGAGTATTGATACCCCCGAAATAATGGGGTTGAAGGCGAAGGCTTTATCCCCCTGTGCCTGCTTCAAAGTGAAAGTCGCTGGTGTTCCAGCAGCGGATGAAGAACGCTTACGCGCAGTGCACGAAGCGATGCCAGATGCCAAACTCTGGATCGATGCGAATCAGTCCTATACGCCATCGAATGCGCTTGAATTGCTGAAGCGGGTTGCGGACATTCGTGAAATTTACTGCATGGAGCAACCTGTGGCGAGTCAAGATTGGTTCGGTATGAAGCGGGTGCGAGAAGATGCCCCGATTCCGATCGCCATTGACGAGGGTTGCTTCACCTACTTCGACTTGGCGAAAATCGCACGTTTGGAATGTGCAGATGCGGTTGTCTTGAAAGTGTGTAAATCTGGTGGGTTGGCGGAATGCCTCAAGAGTGTTCACGTTGCCGAAGCCAATTCGCTTGAATTACTCGGCAGCGGTCTGACAGAAGCAGGGATCGGTTTCATCGCGAGTGTCCATCTGTTTTCAACTTTGGATTTGGTGCTCCCCGCTGAACTCAACGCCCCCGCTTTTCTGACAACCATGGCGGTGAGCGGTGTCGAAATCCACGATCATGTTGTCACGGTGCCGGAGGGTCCAGGTCTCGGCGTTACGCCTGATGAAGACTACATCAACGAGAATCTGCTTGATGTTGAGAGCTCTTGA
- a CDS encoding sugar kinase, with translation MHDLVTFGEAMIRLTAPEFMRLEQVSSLAITAGGAEMNVAVNAAQLGLRTTWVSRLVDNWSGRYIRNKGRELGVDMSNIVWVDFDGVGLERNGFYHLEMGAGPRASSVTYDRGYSAISNVQVGEIDWASIFSGARWFHLSGITPALSASAAAVSAEALKAARAAGVKTSYDLNFRSKLWSAEEAQAANRPMIEHVSVLIGNEEDFEKSLGFAAEGTTEAYSSLEPESYKAVAERVKETFPNVEMIGTTLRDAKTGWLNDWRTLLFDGEEFYLSRIYEDLELVDRVGGGDSFSSGLIYSLLNGKSPQEAVDFAGGYSALAHTFPGDFNWATAEEAEKAMAAGGVRISR, from the coding sequence ATGCACGATTTAGTCACATTTGGGGAAGCGATGATCCGACTCACCGCCCCAGAATTCATGAGGCTTGAACAGGTATCATCGTTGGCAATCACAGCAGGTGGTGCGGAGATGAACGTCGCTGTCAACGCTGCACAACTCGGATTGCGGACGACATGGGTATCACGGCTCGTGGATAACTGGTCAGGACGCTATATCCGTAACAAGGGACGCGAACTCGGCGTGGATATGTCGAACATCGTCTGGGTGGATTTTGACGGCGTTGGCTTGGAGCGGAACGGGTTTTATCACCTCGAAATGGGAGCGGGACCGCGGGCAAGTAGTGTTACTTATGACCGCGGCTATTCCGCGATTTCCAACGTGCAGGTCGGAGAGATCGATTGGGCATCTATTTTCAGTGGTGCACGCTGGTTCCATCTCAGTGGGATTACACCTGCGTTGTCAGCGTCCGCGGCGGCTGTCTCGGCAGAAGCACTCAAGGCGGCACGCGCGGCAGGGGTCAAAACAAGTTACGATCTGAACTTCCGCTCCAAACTGTGGAGTGCTGAGGAAGCACAAGCAGCGAACCGACCAATGATAGAGCATGTCTCCGTTCTTATCGGGAATGAAGAGGATTTTGAGAAATCCCTCGGTTTCGCGGCGGAAGGAACAACTGAAGCGTATAGCAGCCTTGAACCTGAGAGTTACAAGGCAGTTGCAGAGCGTGTCAAGGAGACTTTCCCAAACGTTGAAATGATCGGTACGACGTTGCGTGATGCCAAAACGGGTTGGTTGAACGATTGGCGGACGCTCCTGTTTGATGGTGAAGAATTTTACCTGTCCCGTATCTATGAGGATTTGGAACTCGTAGACCGAGTGGGTGGTGGTGATAGTTTCTCGTCGGGACTCATCTATAGCCTCTTGAACGGAAAATCACCGCAGGAAGCCGTCGATTTCGCAGGCGGGTATTCCGCCTTGGCGCATACTTTCCCCGGTGACTTCAACTGGGCAACGGCAGAAGAGGCAGAAAAAGCGATGGCAGCGGGGGGCGTGCGTATCAGCCGTTAA